A part of Dermacentor variabilis isolate Ectoservices chromosome 10, ASM5094787v1, whole genome shotgun sequence genomic DNA contains:
- the Phb2 gene encoding prohibitin 2 → MAQQFKDMASKLGKGGGGAPKGLGLGIKLIAATAGLGYAATQSVFTVDGGHRAIIFSRIGGIQNDVFTEGLHFRIPWIQYPIIYDIRSRPRKISSPTGSKDLQMVNISLRVLARPDAAELPTVYRMLGTDYDERVLPSICNEVLKSVVAKFNASQLITQRQQVSLLVRKELTERARDFNIIMDDVSITELSFGKEYAAAVEAKQVAQQEAQRAQFTVEQAKQERQQKIVHSEGEAEAAKMLGDAIAKNPGYLKLRKIRAAQNIARTIAQSQNRVYLNASSLMLNIADKEFDITHIKQGHK, encoded by the coding sequence ATGGCTCAGCAGTTCAAAGACATGGCCAGCAAGCTGGGCAAGGGCGGCGGTGGCGCGCCGAAGGGGCTAGGCCTAGGCATTAAGCTCATAGCGGCCACCGCTGGCCTGGGGTACGCGGCCACCCAGTCCGTGTTCACCGTCGACGGCGGTCACCGTGCCATCATCTTCAGCCGCATCGGCGGCATACAGAATGACGTGTTCACCGAGGGCTTACACTTCCGCATCCCGTGGATACAGTACCCCATCATCTACGACATTCGCTCGCGGCCGCGCAAGATCTCGTCCCCGACGGGCAGCAAGGACCTTCAGATGGTCAACATCTCGCTACGTGTGCTGGCTCGCCCCGACGCCGCCGAGCTGCCCACCGTGTACCGCATGCTGGGCACCGACTACGACGAGCGCGTCCTGCCGTCCATCTGCAACGAGGTGCTCAAGAGCGTCGTCGCCAAGTTCAACGCATCGCAGCTCATCACGCAGCGGCAGCAGGTCTCCCTGCTCGTCCGCAAGGAGCTCACCGAACGCGCCCGAGACTTCAACATCATCATGGACGACGTCTCGATCACCGAGCTGAGCTTCGGTAAGGAGTACGCTGCGGCCGTCGAAGCGAAGCAGGTCGCCCAGCAAGAGGCGCAGCGGGCCCAATTTACCGTCGAGCAGGCgaagcaggagcggcagcagaaGATCGTCCACTCCGAAGGTGAGGCCGAGGCGGCGAAGATGCTGGGCGATGCGATCGCGAAAAACCCGGGGTATCTGAAGCTGCGCAAGATACGCGCCGCGCAGAACATCGCGCGCACCATAGCGCAGTCCCAGAACCGAGTATACCTGAACGCCAGCTCGCTGATGCTCAACATCGCCGACAAAGAGTTCGACATCACCCACATAAAGCAGGGGCACAAGTAA
- the LOC142560642 gene encoding calcyphosin-like protein, which translates to MSLTPIEKLRHQCLQRGAHGIKGFARHFRIMDDSRDKKIDMEEFTQGLHDFNLELSASEVDALFKDLDKDGSGTISFNEFLVALRPPMSAARMEHVQRAFYKMDKTGDGVITVHDLKGLYNARQPKFQNGELSEDEAFELFLKDFDSPSDPDSKVTIDEFIDYYAGVSASIDTDAYFDLMMRNAWKI; encoded by the exons ATGTCTCTGACTCCCATTGAGAAACTTCGCCACCAGTGCCTCCAGCGAGGTGCGCACGGAATCAAGGGATTCGCACG TCACTTCCGCATCATGGATGACTCCAGGGACAAGAAGATCGACATGGAAGAGTTCACGCAGGGTCTGCACGACTTCAACTTGGAGCTGAGCGCCAGCGAGGTGGACGCCCTGTTCAAGGACCTCGACAAGGATGGCAGCGGCACCATCTCCTTCAACGAGTTCCTCGTTGCGCTCAGG CCTCCAATGTCGGCGGCCCGTATGGAGCACGTCCAACGGGCATTCTACAAGATGGACAAGACCGGAGACGGAGTCATCACTGTCCATGACCTCAAGGGTTTGTACAACGCTCGGCAGCCCAAGTTCCAGAACGGGGAGCTCTCTGAGGATGAGGCGTTTGAGCTCTTCCTGAAGGACTTCGACAGTCCCAGTGACCCCGATAGCAAG GTGACAATCGACGAATTCATCGACTACTATGCAGGCGTGAGCGCCTCCATTGACACGGATGCCTACTTTGACCTCATGATGAGGAATGCCTGGAAGATCTGa